The proteins below come from a single Cannabis sativa cultivar Pink pepper isolate KNU-18-1 chromosome 3, ASM2916894v1, whole genome shotgun sequence genomic window:
- the LOC115710444 gene encoding peroxidase 65-like, with protein MDFQALLIILIVLFISSFVIVESTELSLAYYRKTCPEFEKIIHDNIESKQLLHPLNAPATLRLFFHDCMVEGCDASILISPNQAKDTERDADINHSLVSDAFDVVASAKTTLEKSCPGIVSCADILAQTTRDLVTMVGGPFYKVLLGRKDSLVSKASSVEGNIPRPNQSMDQLIKIFARKGLTIYDMVALNGAHTIGFSHCKEFSDRLFHFNKTTPTDPDLNPLFASALKITCEKIVDLGVSVVNDLESPTTFDNVYYKSLSKGLGLLKSDNALLKDPRTKPIVLSFAADQTLFFRAFSRAMEKLSIYNVKTGQQGQIRRVCDAFN; from the exons ATGGATTTTCAAGCTCTTCTCATAATTCTCATTGTTCTCTTCATAAGTTCATTTGTCATCGTCGAATCAACAGAACTCTCTCTTGCCTATTATCGCAAAACATGTCCGGAATTTGAGAAAATCATTCATGACAACATTGAATCAAAACAATTATTACATCCCCTTAATGCACCAGCCACTCTCCGTCTCTTCTTCCATGATTGCATGGTCGAGGGTTGTGATGCCTCTATACTAATATCTCCAAATCAAGCCAAGGACACTGAACGTGATGCTGACATTAACCATTCCCTCGTAAGTGATGCATTTGATGTTGTTGCTAGTGCCAAGACTACTCTTGAGAAATCTTGCCCTGGCATTGTCTCTTGTGCTGACATCCTTGCTCAGACAACTAGGGACCTTGTCACCATGGTTGGTGGCCCTTTTTATAAG GTCCTACTTGGACGTAAGGATAGCCTAGTGTCTAAAGCTTCGAGTGTAGAAGGAAACATTCCAAGGCCGAATCAAAGTATGGACCAACTCATCAAAATTTTTGCAAGGAAAGGTCTTACAATCTACGACATGGTGGCATTAAATGGTGCCCACACCATTGGATTCTCGCATTGCAAAGAGTTCTCCGACCGATTGTTCCATTTCAACAAAACCACTCCCACCGATCCTGATCTTAACCCCTTATTCGCAAGCGCATTGAAGATTACATGCGAAAAAATTGTAGACCTAGGAGTCTCAGTTGTTAATGATCTGGAATCACCAACAACCTTTGACAATGTGTACTACAAAAGCTTGAGCAAAGGTTTGGGGCTTTTAAAGTCCGATAATGCTTTGTTAAAGGATCCAAGGACAAAACCAATTGTCTTATCATTTGCAGCTGATCAAACATTGTTCTTTCGTGCATTTTCTAGAGCAATGGAGAAGTTAAGTATCTATAATGTCAAGACTGGCCAACAGGGACAGATCAGGAGAGTTTGTGATGCTTTTAACTAA
- the LOC115709633 gene encoding alpha-mannosidase I MNS5 — MLSIFHKQQIPLSNNLLNDTGSHTKKGPEHRLWGWFCDLILSHSLTSKLNATMVPNKSLKWVILLLLISISLLQVSCSDQNHVYATKKRRMREKVRRMFYHAYDNYMNHAFPHDELKPLTKTFTDSLSELGNLRLEHLPQDYSGSALTLIESLSSLVIMGNNTEFERAIIWLSGNLKFNVDARINLFECNIRVLGGLVSAHMLATDSTNRLVQGAYKNQLLILAEDLGKRLLPAFNTPTGLPYAWINLKYGVMENETTETSTSGCGSLILEMGALSRLTGNPRYESAALRALHKLWSMRSSLNLFGTTLDVITGEWIEHSSGIGAGVDSFYEYLFKAHIVFGKEEFWKMFHSAYVAVQKYFRHGPWYHEADMRTGKATYWQLTSLQAFWPGLQVLVGDVAAANSSHREFFYVWKKFGVLPERYLLDHQMLHPTEKYYPLRPELAESTFYLYQATKDPWYIEVGESIVNSLNLYTKVEGGFASIRDVTTMQLEDHQHSFFLAETCKYLYLLFDDSFLVNQNYIFTTEGHPLPVLSAWHERLPEAYISTNWTFVKKQKHVRLASAMSMQVCPANTLNTGEYGSQHIESACHVADARNDHRCLSDEDCGVDSTNCRRRSCSIAGYCGLWLFI; from the exons ATGttgtctatttttcacaaacaaCAGATTCCATTGTCCAACAATCTCCTCAATGATACCGGAAGTCACACTAAGAAAG GTCCAGAACACCGGCTTTGGGGTTGGTTTTGTGATCTAATATTATCTCACTCGCTCACCTCGAAATTAAATGCAACTATGGTGCCCAACAAATCTCTAAAATGGGTTATACTTCTTCTCCTCATCTCGATCTCTCTCTTACAAGTTTCTTGCTCCGATCAAAACCACGTTTATGCAACTAAAAAAAGACGAATGAGAGAGAAAGTCCGTAGAAT GTTCTATCATGCATATGACAACTACATGAACCATGCGTTTCCG CATGATGAGTTAAAGCCTCTTACGAAAACTTTCACTGATTCCCTTAGTGAGCTTGGAAATTTGAGG CTTGAACACCTACCACAAGACTATAGCGGATCTGCCCTTACACTAATAGAATCTTTGTCCAG CCTTGTTATTATGGGAAACAATACAGAATTCGAAAGGGCTATTATTTGGCTGTCTGGAAATCTGAAATTCAACGTTGATGCAAGGATAAATCTTTTTGAG TGCAACATAAGAGTTCTTGGAGGACTTGTATCTGCTCATATGCTTGCAACTGATTCTACAAACAGGTTGGTTCAAGGAGCTTATAAGAATCAACTACTCATTTTGGCTGAAGATCTAGGGAAACGTTTGCTACCAGCTTTCAATACGCCAACAGGATTGCCGTATGCATGGATCAACTTAAAG TATGGAGTGATGGAGAATGAGACCACTGAGACAAGCACTTCAGGGTGTG GTTCTCTAATTCTTGAAATGGGAGCATTATCACGGTTAACCGGTAACCCCAGATATGAATCTGCTGCTTTACGTGCTCTCCACAAGCTGTGGAGTATGAGAAGCTCATTAAATTTATTTGGAACAACACTGGATGTGATAACTGGGGAATGGATTGAACATTCATCCGGTATTGGGGCTG GAGTTGATTCTTTTTATGAGTATCTATTCAAGGCTCACATTGTTTTCGGAAAGGAAGAGTTTTGGAAAATGTTTCACTCTGCTTATGTCGCTGTGCAGAAATATTTCAGACATGGTCCATG GTACCACGAAGCTGATATGAGGACAGGAAAAGCAACTTATTGGCAGCTTACTAGCCTTCAAGCGTTTTGGCCTGGCCTACAG GTTCTTGTTGGGGATGTTGCAGCAGCAAATTCATCACATCGGGAGTTCTTTTACGTTTGGAAAAAGTTTGGAGTGCTTCCTGAGAG GTATTTATTAGACCATCAAATGTTGCACCCTACTGAAAAATATTATCCCTTGCGCCCTGAATTAGCAGAGTCAACTTTCTACTTATATCAAGCCACCAAAG ATCCATGGTACATAGAGGTGGGAGAATCAATagtaaattctcttaatttatacACCAAAGTTGAAGGAGGGTTTGCTAGTATTAGAGATGTGACAACTATGCAGTTGGAGGATCATCAACACAGTTTCTTCCTCGCTGAAAC GTGCAAGTATTTATATCTTCTGTTCGATGATTCATTTCTGGTTAATCAGAACTATATTTTCACGACTGAGGGTCACCCCTTACCTGTTTTAAGTGCTTGGCACGAGAGACTTCCGGAGGCTTACATCTCTACCAACTGGACTTTTGTAAAG AAACAAAAGCATGTGAGGCTGGCAAGTGCAATGTCTATGCAAGTATGCCCTGCTAACACGCTTAACACCGGAGAGTATGGTAGCCAACACATCGAGAGTGCTTGTCATGTTGCAGATGCTCGTAACGACCACAGATGTTTAAGTGATGAAGACTGTGGAGTTGATTCAACCAATTGTAGGCGAAGATCTTGTAGCATAGCTGGTTATTGTGGGTTATGGTTGTTCATATGA